Below is a window of candidate division KSB1 bacterium DNA.
AGGCGCAGAAACTCCGGATCGTCCCGAACGAAGTCCGTCTTGGGCGGCAATTTGGTGATTAACCCCTTTGCCCTCTGGATCCTCTCGCTTGTGGGAGGATGAGTGCTGAACCACACTTCCAGGAGACTCGGCTCCCGTTCCTGCAGCTGAAGCAGCTTCTCAAAGAAAGTCACCATCCCGTTCGGATCGTAGCCGGAGCGATAAGCGTACTGGACCCCCAGTTCATCGGCTTCGTATTCCTGCTTGCGGCTGTAGGCGAGGATCCCGGCGGTGGTAAAAAGCTCAGCCGTGATCTTCTGCCAGAGCTTGGGATTCTGACCCAGAACCAATTGCGTCACAATGGCGATGCCGTACTGCTTGGTGAGCATCTCCGTGCCGTGGCGAGCTACGACGTGCCCGATCTCGTGCGCCATTACGCAGGCCACCTCGCTTACATTGTCGGCGCGCTCGATGAGCCCCCGGTGCACGTACACCCATCCCCCCGGGATGGCAAAGGCATTCACGTCCGCCGTATTCACCACCTGGAAGTGGTATTGCAGGTTTGGCCAATCCGAGCTCCGCGCGATCCTCTCGCCGATCCTCTGGAAGTAGGCGGTGATCTCTGGATCCTCCAGGATAGGGTACGTGCGGGCAATCTCGCGCGAGAACTCCTGCCCCATCTGCACCTCTTGCTGCACCGAGATCAGGTTGATGTCGCCCTTGTTCACCCCGGTCGTCGCGCAACCAAGCGCTACCAGAGCGCCCAGGATGCCTGGAAGGCCTGTTCGCAGAAAGTTCTTGGCCATGTTGATCCCCTCACTTGGTCTTGGTTGTCTCGGGTTGCGGAAGCCCCACCATGCGCAAGAACTCTTCTTCTGTGATCATGGGGACTCCCAATTCCCGTGCTCTTTCCGCCTTGGAACCGGGATTTTCGCCGACGACAACATAGTCCGTCTTGCGGCTTACGGAGGAAGCCGCTCGACCGCCAAGGCGCTGAACCAGCTCCTCGGCCTCCTCCCGCGTCAT
It encodes the following:
- a CDS encoding M48 family metallopeptidase — protein: MAKNFLRTGLPGILGALVALGCATTGVNKGDINLISVQQEVQMGQEFSREIARTYPILEDPEITAYFQRIGERIARSSDWPNLQYHFQVVNTADVNAFAIPGGWVYVHRGLIERADNVSEVACVMAHEIGHVVARHGTEMLTKQYGIAIVTQLVLGQNPKLWQKITAELFTTAGILAYSRKQEYEADELGVQYAYRSGYDPNGMVTFFEKLLQLQEREPSLLEVWFSTHPPTSERIQRAKGLITKLPPKTDFVRDDPEFLRLRERLRALPPAERLKERQAQ